The genomic region TCCAAACCGAAGCCGCGATTCTTCCTCCGGGTTTTAAAACTCGAAACATTTCGCTCGCCGCCAATTTCATATCCGGAAAGAACATAAAACCGAAACGACAACTGATCGCGTCGAACGTTTCGTTTTCGAAGGGAAGTTCGCAAACGTCGCAAACATGGGTTTCGATATTCGAAATTCCTCGTTTGACGGCGCTTTCCCGAGCGATCTCCAACATATCCTCCGCAAGATCGGTAATGACTACCTTACCCGCATTCAAACGAGTCGCGATCGTCAAACCCGGTTCTCCCGTCCCGGCGGCGACATCCAAGACTACATCCGTATCTTCCAAATCAAGAGTGTGAATGATCACATCCCCCATCGGTTGGAGGAAATCCATAAACAAGTCGTCCCATTTCTTCCAACCCTGAGAAAACCGATTCCAGGATTCCTTTTGTTGTTCCCGTATTTCTAAAAGATTCTGTTCCATTGAAGATTCTAACCCCTAATTTCCGGACAAAATGCCCTTTCTCGCTGACTTTCGATCGATTTAGCTTACTTACTGATCGATCAGTAAGTAATAACAAACCAAATTCTCAAAATTTTCATCCGAATTCGGTTTTTTGGACCGGATCGGAAGAAAATGATGCCCTAAGTATCAGAAGGCTTACTTACTAATCAGTAAGTCAATAATAAATTTCTGAATCTCAAAACAAAAGCCATAAGAACCTTAAAAATTGGGGGAGAATCCGGGTTTAAGAATCGATGAAGGAGGAAAGAATGGCGCCTATTTTTTCGGAGAATTCTTGCGTAGGAAGATCCGCGACCTTTTTGATCTGAAGACTTCCGAAAAGCTGACCGTATCCGAAACTCGCGCTCATAAAAATCCAAGAAAGCATCTTCGAAGTTTCCCGATCGGTTACGAATCGACTCACCTCTTTTTCCAAAGCCGTATGAATCGCTCTCATCGTCTCGTGAATGACCTTGCGATCCGATTCGGTGAAGTTCGGAAATTCCGCCAAAAGCCAACGTTCTTTTTTGACGACATCGGAATCGTGAGCGCATACTTTCAAGGCCACTCCGGTCAATAATTCTTTCAGAGAATTTGCGGAAAGACCCACCAGAAGAATTTGTTCCGGGTCCGGTAAATGAGAACGAAGAACGTCCTTGAGAATCGATTCCTTTCCTTCCGGAAAATAATAGTAAAGCGCCGCAGTCGTACAACGGGAAGCTTCGGCGATCTGTTTTATGGAAACGCCGTTGTAACCGCGTTGGATGAATAGTTCTCCGGATTCGCTTACGATCGTATCGCGTAAACCTGTTTCTTGCATATTTCTCAGACTCGCCTCAACATTAGAATCGAACGAAAAAAGTCGACCGCCACAAAGAACCAAGGTGGAACTTTCGCGTCATGTCAACCCTATTTTGGACGAAAGACTTTTCATTTATCGGATGAGAATGCGGATCCTCGCAAAAACAAAAGCGGATTCTTTTAAAAATCATGACGGGATTCGAGTTTCTGCACGTTTTTCCAAGACTCGAAAAATCATCCGTGGTATTCTTATCCGAAAAGAAAACCGAACGAGGAACCGAAGAATGGCAATGAACGTAGCAGAATTATTATATCATAATGTCCCCGTAGATATTTTTACTCTCAAGGAAAACTGCACTCTCTTGGAACAAGCGCAGAATTTGATCGATCAGTGTTTTCCCGGCGCTACCAATATGAAAGTGATCGGCGTGAACGCGGACGTTTCCGAAGCGGACATTCCTTACGCGCAAAGCAATCGTGCGCTTCACGGGTTTATGCACGGAGGATGTTTTTTCAGCGTGGGTGATACTCTTACATCGATCATGGCTTTTTTTCACGTGGAAAACGAAAGGGAAAGAACGTTTACGATGGACGCTTCCATCCGTTATCTTCGTCCGATCCGTACGGAAACGGTGCGCGCAAAAGCGAGACTCGTTCAGAAGAACGGAAAAATTTTGGAATACGTATGCGACTTTTTCAACGAGGAAAACAAAAGAGCCGCGCAGGCAAAATACAAATACGCGATCGCGGAACCTCGTTGAATCATAAGATCCGATTTTGCGAAACGAATTCGGATTTCTATTGCGTCGGATCGTTCGTCGATTACGTTAAGCGAATGCGGAACGTAATCTGCGTACTCCGGGGAGCCGTTCTTTTTATCGGAAAGTTACCGGACCTCGCGTTTCATTCTACCGTAACCTCGGCGGCGGTTGTCGGATTGGATTTCGAAATCAAAAAAAGAATCAAGGGCGATCCGCAGTGGATGAGCGCGCGTTCCTTTGTGTTCGACGGAATCTTAAATCACGAAACGATTCTTACCGGAAACGTGGGGATCCTATTCGCCGATCCGGGAAGCGAAATCGGAACCGTTCTTTCCCGTGACGCGGGTCCGAATCGTCTATACCCAAATCCTTCCTGGGCCCCCGAATTGATTTCCACTTGTTCGGAAATTCTGAACTCGCAACCGGAACAATATTCAGAAATTCTAAACCGATTGTTTCCGTTCCATCGTTCCACTCCGGATCAAAAATTTATGGAAGACGATCGATTGATTCTGATCTTACGAAGACTGATTGAAAATCCGGAAGAATCGGTGAACGTGGACGAACTGGCCGACGAAATCGGAATGTCCGCGTCCTGGCTACAACACGAGTTTAAAAACGCGATCGGACTTCCGTTACGCGCGTTTCGAAAATGGTATCGTATGAAATCGGCGGTGATCGCGCACAAACAAGGTGCGTCGCTCGCGGACGCGGCTTTAAGCGCGGGTTTTTACGATCAAGCCCACTTTACGAACGCGTTTCGGGAAATTTTCGGAATCTCGCCCTCTTCCGTTTTTGGAAAAGGAGAACCGATTGATTGGTATTTTGAAAACGAATCGCTCGAAAAAATTCTCGCCAAACTTTGAAAAGGTGATCCGAACCTTCGTAAACGGAAACGATTCTTAGTCGTCGATCTTTTTTTTCTTTGAATTTACTTACAAAATTTCGTGAGTTCGTACCGGTTTCGATCCGACTTCGAACAAAAACTTGACCGTTCCGATTTTTTCGTTTTCCATATCCTCCGATGAGCCAGGAAATCGATTTCAAGATCAGACATAGCATTTTTCTTCCGTTTCCCAAAAGGCTTCGAATCGATTCAAAAACGATTTCTTACGGAGGAGTCGAACTTCGTTGCCACGACGTAAAGGAAATCCGTTACGGGATCGTTCAGCTGTATATCAACGGGATCAAGGCCAATCGAACGTATTCCGTTTTTTTAAAGGACAAAAACGATGGGCTGATTCGAATCGAATTCGTTTCGGTTCGCCCTTTCGTAATCAATCAAAAGGTGGAGAATCTCTACTTTTCGATCGTCGATTCCCTCTGGGATAACGTCACCAAAAGACTGACCGAGGAAGCTTTGTACAATTTGGAAAACGGCAGATCCTATAAGATTCCGAACGTGGAAGTCACTCCGAAAGGCGTTCGGTTTACCATGGTTCGATGGTTTAAGAAGAACGAAGAACATTTCGTGGCTTGGAAAGATTTACGAAAATATTCCGAGGATGGAAACCTCCATTTGTATTCAGAGACTAATCCGAAAATTAAAATCAAGATCAATCTTCAAACCGTTTGGAACTCCCCTGTTTTAGCCTCCGTTTTGGACTTTCTCTGGCAGGACGGAAGGGCTTATGCCTTGGCCGAAGCGAACGATCGTTTTTAAAAAGTCGAACCGATTCCTTTCATTCAAAAGACATTACAAAAATTGAATTCGTTACCACACGTTCGGCGATAAATCGTAACTCGAAAAAACAAATCGGAAGCCCCGCTTTGAAAACGACGAGGCTTCCGATTTCCATTCTAACTTAGAAAATACAAAATCACTGCGATCAACGGAGGCAATCCTTGAATGAACGCGGCGCGAGCCATCGCCGGTTTGGAAACGAACAAAACCGTTCCCGCTCCGAAAACGGAAAGACAAGCAAAGACTAAAACCGCCGGAGCGTATCCGGGATGAAGATCGAAGAATACGGCTCCGTAGATCGCTCCGATCGCAAGAAATAAATTATAGAATCCTTGATTGAGAAAAACGGTCTTCATCTGTTCCGCGGTTTTAGAATCGGGAACTCCGAAGCGTTTATAAATTCTGGGGCGCATCCACAAAACGCTTTCCATCAAAAAAATCCAAACGTGAAGAAGGCCGACGATACCAGCGAGAATCCTGGCGGTTAAAATCATGAGTTATCTCTCCTAAACAAATTGTCACGGAATCATACAAGGTTCCCGGCTTTTTGTAAAGAACGAAGTACGCCATTTTCCGATGTGATTCCGCCATCGAAAAATTGGCTCAATCGCATTTTTTATTGTAAAACGGTCATGATTTTAGAATCTTGCGGCATGGAAGTCGTCATTCTTTTGCTCCCCGGAGCGCCCGCTTCGGTCATCACGGGTTTGCGCGAATTCTTTGAAATCGCGGGCCTGGACTTGAACACTCGACGCAGATCCGGTCTTTGCAGGGTGAGAACCCTGGCCTTACAATCCGAACCGGTCGCCTTACACGGAAAGGTTCAGATCGTCCCGGACCTAGTGGGAAGATGTTCGGACGCGGACGTGGTCATCGTTCCCGCAATCGGGCCGAACGTGAAAAACGTTAAGAGAAGATTCTCCTTGGAAATAGAATGGTTGAAGGAAGTCGCTTCGCAAGGAACAAGAATTGCGAGCGTTTGTTCGGGCGCTTTCGTTTTAGCGGCCACGGGTTTGCTTCATAAAAAATCGGCGACCACACATTGGCTCTTCGCTCCTCTCTTCCGGAGAATGTTTCCGACGATCAGTTTGGACATCGATAAGCTCGTGATCGACAACGGACAATTTCTCACTTCGGGCGGTAGCAACGCGTTTTACGATTTGGGTCTTCATATACTCGAACAATTTTTGGGAAGAGAAATCGCGTTGCAATGCGCGAAACATTTTCTTCTGGATACGGATCGGATTTCACAAACACCGTTTATGATGTTCTCCGTTCAAAAACATCACGGGGACGAATCGGTCGCCGCGGCGCAAACGATTTTGGAAAAGGATTTTTCGTCCTCGCTTTCCATGGACGATGTCGCACAACGTGTTGGTTTAAGTTCCAGAAGTTTCAAAAGAAGATTTAAAAACGCGACGGGCGATCCGCCTTCCACGTATCTACAAAGACTCCGAGTCGAATACGCCAAAAGACGTTTGGAAGAAGGAGACGAATCCGTGGAAGAGATCAGCTACGCGGTCGGCTACGAAAACGTGGGATTTTTTCGACTTCTTTTTAAAAGATACGCGGGAAACACTCCCCTCGAACACAGAAAGAAATTTTCGGTTCATTCGAAGTTGGGCGAAAAAAGACAGTAATTCTACGATGCGGGTAAGAATAAAAGCGGAGCTTCCGCGCCGCCTCCTATTTTACGTTTTTTGAATATAAGAATCAATTCCCCACGCACCATTCTCCGTGGCCCATATGCGTTTTATCCAAAAGACAAGCCGCTTTCGGACGGCAGTACATCAGAATCGTCAACGTTTGGTTCGTAGTAAATTCTTGAACGTTGGCCCCGCAGGGAGTCGTGCCGATGGCTTTGATACAAAAGTCGATGTCCCTTTGGGTATAATACGAACTCGGTTCTAAAAAGGAAAGCGGTCCCTTCGGGTTTGAAGAATCCTTCCAAAAAAGTATGACGGCGTTGCTTGCAACCGGATCCAAGATATTGCAGGAAAGAAGTTTTCCTCTCAATGCGGTTTCAAATCGATTCTTAAAGTCGTCGTCTCCGGCCACTTGATCCCCGCCGATTCCGGCGCAAAAAGAAACCGTCGCGGTCAACGTGAACGCGTATCCGAAGAGTAACAGAGTTTTTAAAATATTCTTTATTTTCATTGAATCAAACCTTGGATGGATTTAGTTTTTCGAACGATAATTCATCCAAGATTCAATCATAAAAATCCGCCGAAATCCATCAAAGAAAATCCGTTGGAAATTTTTTTCGATCTACTTCTTTTCAAAAAAAGAAAATCCGAAATTGCGGATCTCTTCGTTGCAACGAAATTGATTTTTGGAATACATCGAATTCAACTTTTCCAAAAAGGAAAAATAAACCGAAGTCTTGTTCTCGTTTAAAAAATTCTTAAAACTTTTTCGAGCTTCGTTTGAAAGAACGCAGGATTCTTCCTTACATTCGCAAACGGGCGTATTGTCGAGTCCGTTCACGTAAAAACCGAAATATTCTTTCAAAAGACCTTCGATCATCGTTTTTTCAGGAACGGTACTGAATTCTTTTAAGAACGTTTCGATCTTCGCGATGCGTTTTCTCATTTCCTCCCAGGAAATTCCGATTCCCGCGTCGCAAGTGTACGGATACCCGACCTTACTCAACAAACGGATCGTTTCTTTCAAGGGAAAGGTATAATTTTTTAATACGACCAGAGAATGATCGTAGTATTCGATCAACGCCGCGTCCCCTTCGCAGTATTCCACGGTCAAACCGTGGGAATTGAGTTCTCGTACGAGCGCGGAATCGGTCCACTTTCCGTAATCGTTTTGAAGTTTTTCCTGAAGTTTGGAATCGATTTCGACACTCTGCGTTAATACGAATTCGGTATAAACCCGAAACGCGTTTTCCGCATCCGGAGAATTCGGCGGAAACTTGGAAATAAATTGATTCTCCGCTTTTTGCAAAGAGGAAAGTTCTCCGGTTTTTAAGGAATCCAGATATTTTTGATAAGCGACCAGAGAATCAGCGTTCGAAACGTTCTCGAGATATGCGTCGAACACCCATCCCTTTTTATACAAACCTTCCACTTCGACCCAGTTTCCCTTTTTGCCGTTTAAGGTTTCGGTCTTATCGGATCTACCGATGATCTTTACTCGAGTCCCGTTCGGAAGCAATCGGACCGTGGAATTTTTTTGACCGGCCCCGTCCCGAAGATACAAACCTCCGTTTGCGTTCACTTTCGCATAACGTTCCTGCGATTCCGAGTGCAACGTGTTTCCGGAAATAAAAAGAAAAACAAACGGAAAAAGGATGAGATAAATAAGTCGTTTCATGAAAATTCTTACGGCCTTGAAATTTTTGAAACGAGAATCGTATCGACTCGAATCGGATTCAAGCAATTATCGCGTAAGTTTTTCCATTCTCAAAACGAAAAGAAACGGCAACTCGTCGAAACGACGAGCCGCCGAAAAGGAAGTTGCAAGATGCTGAATGTCAATTCGGACCGGAAGGCCACAAGAATCGATCGAAGGAATAGAATCGTACTCTTTGACGATTGTTCTTATCCGTGCAAGCGCAAGTGTTCCCGCCCACTAAGGAACAACCCTGGCAATATCTTCGATTCGTTTCGGGAGGCGGACTCGTTACGATCCACTTCTTTCCGTTCGGATCTGTATAAAAGGAGAATCCTCCGGAATGTCCGGGTTGATACGTCATCGTATACGTGGTCAACGCGTTATCGGGTCCGAGTTTTGTTTGATTTCCTTTCCAGACTCGGATCACGTTCGGACTTGCGGAGAATAAAATACAAGCCTTATACCATCCTCCGTTTTTGTAATATACGTCGCAGTCCTGAACCCCGTCCTTTCCCGCGCTGTTGATATTATTTCCGGTCGTCACGTCTAGAAAACTCGAACAGGTTCCGTCCGTATAATTACACTGTCTTTCGTAGTATTGATCGTAAGAATAGAAGCGCGTCTTTGCCGAAAAACTTTGGTTGTTCGGATTAGGAATCGACTGTCCTACGAAACCTACGGAATGATCGAAGAATCCCAGATTCTGAACCGTTCCCGCTCCGTTGAATCGATACAACTGCGACTTCATATCGATTCCGTTGCTCGTAAATCCCACGTAAGCCCATCCGTTGTAATAGAAGATTCCGCTCGGATGATCGTAAGAAGAACCAGCGTTGAACTTACGGATCAATCTTCCGTATTTGTCGTGAACGAAAAGATACGCCGTATTGTTTCCGTTCGTATCCATACAGGAAGAATAGAAATAGTTTCCGTCGAATTTGATTCCCTGGGAATGACATCCGTTTTGACTGCTACCGATCGCCGCGGTTCCGACCTCTTCCAAAAAATAATCCACGTTTTCGACCGGATAATCCGCTCCGCTGATGAGACTTTGTACGTTCAATCCTTGCGCGTTCAGATAAGGCGCCGCCGCGAACAAGATAAAGACCGCGGCGAAGCGCATCTTATTTTTTATATATTTCATTTTTATAATATTCTCCCCTTCTCTTTTTTGAATCCAAAACGGTCGGCGCAGAATGTTCGGAAACGGGGGAAGCTTCAATCAATTTTTTATTTCTTGTTCGAATCGCGGGGACCACCTTATAAGTTAGATATTTTAAAATAAAAACCGCGTTCAAACGGCGATTCCACCGGTTCTTATTTTTAAACTTTCGTTAGAAAAAATAGAAATCGATCCTGAATCCGCGCGTTTTCCGTTTGTCCAAGACGTCGACGGAAGTACCGACTTTCGAGTCGTCCGATCTTTTTATATTATAGATCCGTAAAGAATGGAGACATTCGGATCCGTTTTTCGCTTGTCCGCGACTCAAAACTATGAAGGATTTTTCGTTTAAAGCGAAGACGGTTTAACCGCCGATTTACGCTACGGATGCGAAAACTTTCGAAACTTCTTTGCTTCGATCCAAGCCCCGCGATAAGGACAATTCTATGAAAAGAATGGAGAATCTCAAAACCCGAAAGGAATTCCTTAAGGCATTGACCCTTTTAGGCGCGAGCGCCGCGCTCGGTTCCGTGTATGATTGTTCCGGTCTCGACTACGGGGAAGAATCTTTGCGCCTCCGTAAAACTTCGACCTCGAACGTTTCGACCGATCCGAAATTGGAACTCATACGTTATGCGATCCTTGCTCCTTCCAGTCATAATTCTCAGCCGTGGAAATTCTCGATGGAGGATAACACGATCCGCATTTTTCCCGATCTTTCCAGAAGACTTCCGTTCGTTGACCCCCAGGATCGGGAATTGTACATAAGCATCGGATGCGCTCTCGAAAATTTGGTCGTGGCGGCAAAAGCTTTGGGATTCGAATCCCAAATCGAATCCTTTCCCAAAAACGAACCCAAGGAATGTATTCGCATTCAACTTTTAAAATCGAAACCGGTCTTAAACGATCCTTTGTTTCTTGCGATTCCCAAAAGACAATCCACTCGAAACGAATACGACGGCAAACCGGTTCCGTCCGAAGATTTGAAACGCTTGGAATTGGATTCGAAACATTCCCAAGTGAGAACCGTTCTTTTTACGGATCAAAATCGTATGAACCCTTTGGTGGAGTGGATTCGGGAAGGAGATCGACTTCAAATCGCGGAGGAAGGTTATGTGGTCGAGCTCAAACAGTGGATACGTTTTAACGAAAACGAAGCGCTTCGAAAAGGAGACGGGCTTTTGACTTTGTGCAACGGAGGACCTTCGATTCCTACTTGGGTCGGAAACATTCTATTCTCCCTTGTGCTTTCCGGGCCCTCGCAAGCGGAAGCCGATGCGAAACTCGCACGCAGTTCTTCCGGATTTGTAGTCTTCGTCTCGGAGAAAGACGATCGTAACGATTGGATCGAAACCGGAAGATCCTTTGAACGATGGGCCTTAGCCGCCACTTCTAAAAATATCAAGTGCGCCTTTTTCAATCAACCGATCGAAGTGCCTTCGATCCGCGCACAACTGCAAACTCATCTCAACGTTGGAAAGAATTTTCCCCAACTTGTGGCGCGTTTCGGTTATTCGAATCCTATGCCTTATTCTCCTCGAAGAAGTCTGCAAGATATTCTTCTTTAATGCGAAGAGAATTCTCCATAACTGATTCCACCGCTTAAGTTTAGAGTTAGCAATTTAACGTTAGCCGTTAGCGGGTAAGCATCGAACCGAACGCGGAGTTCGCGGAAGAAGTGATGATGAAGTTGCCCGAGGTCGGCGAAGAAGCGGTGATCCCGGTTCCGCCGGGACTCAAGTGAATATAACCTTTTCCCGCGCCCGCCGTATTCGATTGGGCGGCGGAGATCAAATCGGCAAAACCGTCCCCGTTCAGATCGGAAAAGCCAGCGGTCCCGTACACGTCTCCCCCAATCTCTCCTAAAATCACCGTACTCGGCGTTCCGGAAATCACCGCTCCTGAAAAATGATAAATGGAAATTTTTCCCATACTTCCCGCAAACGACGAAGAACTCGAAAGAAAGTCCAGATAGCCGTCTCCGTTGACGTCGCCTAACGCTAAAAAGCCGCCGAAGTTTTCCGCGGTGCTCCCGGTCAGTTTCGGAGTCGCGCTCGTAGGAGTTGCGGCGGTGATTCCGGTCGGAGATCCGTAAAACACATACGCAGCTCCCTGGTTCCCCAAATATCCCGGAGCGCCTACGGTAAGATCTTCGAATCCGTCGCGGTTGATATCGTTCGATTGCAGACTCATTCCGAAGTTATTGCTCGCGGCTTCTCCCGTTAATGTTAATGCGACACCGGAAGCGGTGTTCGTCGTGGTGATTCCCGCAGGACCGGTGCTGTGAAAGATATAAATTCTTCCCGCGCCTCCGCTGTATGTGTTCGCGTCCACGATCAGATCGCAGAAACCGTCCCCGTTCAAATCTCCCAATTCAAGAGCGGATCCGAAGTTGCTTCCGGGACCGGTGATGGAAGTGATCGGAGTCGAATTTACGCCGGAAGCGCTTCCCGCATAAATTCGTACGGTTCCCGATCCGATATAACCGCTTGCGGCGATATCCGTAATTCCGTCCCCGTTCACGTCTCCCAAAGATAAAGCGTATCCGAGCTGATCCGCCGCGGCGTTGGTAAGAACCACGTCCGCGTTCGCGTCCGTCGTGGCGACGATTCCCGTTGGGCCCTTGCTGTAAAACACGTAGACCTTTCCTACGTTTCCTCCGTACTCGTAAGAAGCTCCGGCGACCAAGTCGGAATAACCGTCCGCGTTC from Leptospira kmetyi serovar Malaysia str. Bejo-Iso9 harbors:
- a CDS encoding class I SAM-dependent methyltransferase, translating into MEQNLLEIREQQKESWNRFSQGWKKWDDLFMDFLQPMGDVIIHTLDLEDTDVVLDVAAGTGEPGLTIATRLNAGKVVITDLAEDMLEIARESAVKRGISNIETHVCDVCELPFENETFDAISCRFGFMFFPDMKLAASEMFRVLKPGGRIAASVWNAPEKNFWITAILGAIQRNISLPAPTPGAPGMFRCSDANVVSDLFRDAGLEYILVKESSGKLKCKNAETYWNVMTEVAAPIVSALSNADQNLKDKIKAEVFETLHKRYVPDRIEIESSAWIISGRKA
- a CDS encoding helix-turn-helix domain-containing protein, encoding MRNVICVLRGAVLFIGKLPDLAFHSTVTSAAVVGLDFEIKKRIKGDPQWMSARSFVFDGILNHETILTGNVGILFADPGSEIGTVLSRDAGPNRLYPNPSWAPELISTCSEILNSQPEQYSEILNRLFPFHRSTPDQKFMEDDRLILILRRLIENPEESVNVDELADEIGMSASWLQHEFKNAIGLPLRAFRKWYRMKSAVIAHKQGASLADAALSAGFYDQAHFTNAFREIFGISPSSVFGKGEPIDWYFENESLEKILAKL
- a CDS encoding FG-GAP-like repeat-containing protein translates to MDSTPPLLSVTNLPSSHEGILESGFIVGTASDDLLLTQVLVSLDGGAYQPAQGAQAWRFIVPSSWKSGSLHTISVKSVDFSGNSSQILNFSVRKGKNKDINGDGIADVAITSSFFSTTKNGEISVFYGIGLGGYNPTNRTMAQTTITGSASSSFGYVLSLGDVNADGYSDLVAGASYEYGGNVGKVYVFYSKGPTGIVATTDANADVVLTNAAADQLGYALSLGDVNGDGITDIAASGYIGSGTVRIYAGSASGVNSTPITSITGPGSNFGSALELGDLNGDGFCDLIVDANTYSGGAGRIYIFHSTGPAGITTTNTASGVALTLTGEAASNNFGMSLQSNDINRDGFEDLTVGAPGYLGNQGAAYVFYGSPTGITAATPTSATPKLTGSTAENFGGFLALGDVNGDGYLDFLSSSSSFAGSMGKISIYHFSGAVISGTPSTVILGEIGGDVYGTAGFSDLNGDGFADLISAAQSNTAGAGKGYIHLSPGGTGITASSPTSGNFIITSSANSAFGSMLTR
- a CDS encoding Acg family FMN-binding oxidoreductase encodes the protein MLRSKPRDKDNSMKRMENLKTRKEFLKALTLLGASAALGSVYDCSGLDYGEESLRLRKTSTSNVSTDPKLELIRYAILAPSSHNSQPWKFSMEDNTIRIFPDLSRRLPFVDPQDRELYISIGCALENLVVAAKALGFESQIESFPKNEPKECIRIQLLKSKPVLNDPLFLAIPKRQSTRNEYDGKPVPSEDLKRLELDSKHSQVRTVLFTDQNRMNPLVEWIREGDRLQIAEEGYVVELKQWIRFNENEALRKGDGLLTLCNGGPSIPTWVGNILFSLVLSGPSQAEADAKLARSSSGFVVFVSEKDDRNDWIETGRSFERWALAATSKNIKCAFFNQPIEVPSIRAQLQTHLNVGKNFPQLVARFGYSNPMPYSPRRSLQDILL
- a CDS encoding DUF1304 domain-containing protein, producing MILTARILAGIVGLLHVWIFLMESVLWMRPRIYKRFGVPDSKTAEQMKTVFLNQGFYNLFLAIGAIYGAVFFDLHPGYAPAVLVFACLSVFGAGTVLFVSKPAMARAAFIQGLPPLIAVILYFLS
- a CDS encoding PaaI family thioesterase, with protein sequence MNVAELLYHNVPVDIFTLKENCTLLEQAQNLIDQCFPGATNMKVIGVNADVSEADIPYAQSNRALHGFMHGGCFFSVGDTLTSIMAFFHVENERERTFTMDASIRYLRPIRTETVRAKARLVQKNGKILEYVCDFFNEENKRAAQAKYKYAIAEPR
- a CDS encoding TetR/AcrR family transcriptional regulator, with amino-acid sequence MQETGLRDTIVSESGELFIQRGYNGVSIKQIAEASRCTTAALYYYFPEGKESILKDVLRSHLPDPEQILLVGLSANSLKELLTGVALKVCAHDSDVVKKERWLLAEFPNFTESDRKVIHETMRAIHTALEKEVSRFVTDRETSKMLSWIFMSASFGYGQLFGSLQIKKVADLPTQEFSEKIGAILSSFIDS
- a CDS encoding SH3 domain-containing protein, whose product is MKRLIYLILFPFVFLFISGNTLHSESQERYAKVNANGGLYLRDGAGQKNSTVRLLPNGTRVKIIGRSDKTETLNGKKGNWVEVEGLYKKGWVFDAYLENVSNADSLVAYQKYLDSLKTGELSSLQKAENQFISKFPPNSPDAENAFRVYTEFVLTQSVEIDSKLQEKLQNDYGKWTDSALVRELNSHGLTVEYCEGDAALIEYYDHSLVVLKNYTFPLKETIRLLSKVGYPYTCDAGIGISWEEMRKRIAKIETFLKEFSTVPEKTMIEGLLKEYFGFYVNGLDNTPVCECKEESCVLSNEARKSFKNFLNENKTSVYFSFLEKLNSMYSKNQFRCNEEIRNFGFSFFEKK
- a CDS encoding GlxA family transcriptional regulator, giving the protein MILESCGMEVVILLLPGAPASVITGLREFFEIAGLDLNTRRRSGLCRVRTLALQSEPVALHGKVQIVPDLVGRCSDADVVIVPAIGPNVKNVKRRFSLEIEWLKEVASQGTRIASVCSGAFVLAATGLLHKKSATTHWLFAPLFRRMFPTISLDIDKLVIDNGQFLTSGGSNAFYDLGLHILEQFLGREIALQCAKHFLLDTDRISQTPFMMFSVQKHHGDESVAAAQTILEKDFSSSLSMDDVAQRVGLSSRSFKRRFKNATGDPPSTYLQRLRVEYAKRRLEEGDESVEEISYAVGYENVGFFRLLFKRYAGNTPLEHRKKFSVHSKLGEKRQ